The following proteins are encoded in a genomic region of Paenibacillus sp. FSL R7-0273:
- the mtaB gene encoding tRNA (N(6)-L-threonylcarbamoyladenosine(37)-C(2))-methylthiotransferase MtaB: MPSVAFYTLGCKVNFYDTEAIWQLFKNEGYEQVDFEGNADVYLINTCTVTNTGDKKSRQMIRRAVRRNPEAIVAVTGCYAQTSPGEILDIPGVDLVIGNQDREHIMTHVKSIQESRQPVNAVRNIMKTREFEELDVPGFADRTRAFMKIQDGCNNFCTFCIIPWSRGLSRSRDPKSIVAQAHQLVEAGYKEFVLTGIHTGGYGDDLDNYRLADLLWELDKVDGLERVRISSIEASQIDEKLLEVLNRSTKMCRHLHIPLQAGHNEVLKTMRRKYTTEEYYAKMQLIRQAMPDVGITTDVIVGFPGETDEMFRAGYDFMKAVNYSEMHVFPYSKRTGTPAARMLNQIDEEIKNARVQQLIDLSEEMQLDYARKFVGKTVSVIAERSAKDAPGRSIQHGFSDNYLQVFFGGDDSLQGELCQVKITEAGINECKGELVGVSRTGLRQTAELA, translated from the coding sequence ATGCCATCCGTAGCATTTTATACTTTAGGTTGTAAGGTTAATTTCTATGACACTGAAGCCATCTGGCAGCTTTTCAAAAATGAAGGCTACGAGCAGGTAGATTTCGAGGGGAATGCCGATGTGTACCTGATCAACACCTGTACGGTGACGAACACAGGTGACAAAAAGAGCCGGCAGATGATCCGCCGTGCAGTACGCCGTAACCCGGAAGCAATTGTCGCGGTAACGGGCTGCTATGCGCAGACTTCACCGGGCGAGATTCTGGATATTCCCGGCGTTGATCTGGTTATCGGCAACCAGGACCGTGAGCACATCATGACCCACGTTAAGAGCATTCAGGAGTCGCGCCAGCCGGTAAATGCCGTGCGCAACATCATGAAGACCCGTGAATTCGAAGAGCTGGATGTGCCGGGCTTTGCTGACCGGACACGTGCGTTCATGAAAATTCAGGACGGCTGCAACAACTTCTGCACCTTCTGCATCATTCCATGGTCGCGCGGGCTGTCGCGCAGCCGTGATCCGAAATCGATCGTGGCCCAGGCCCATCAGCTGGTTGAGGCCGGGTACAAGGAGTTTGTGCTGACCGGTATTCACACCGGCGGCTACGGCGATGATCTGGACAACTACCGGCTTGCTGACCTGCTCTGGGAGCTGGACAAGGTGGACGGGCTGGAGCGCGTACGCATCAGCTCGATTGAAGCCAGCCAGATTGATGAGAAGCTGCTGGAGGTGCTGAACCGCAGCACCAAAATGTGCCGTCATCTGCATATTCCGCTGCAGGCCGGCCATAACGAGGTGCTCAAGACGATGCGCCGTAAATACACTACGGAAGAGTATTATGCCAAGATGCAGCTGATTCGCCAGGCGATGCCGGACGTAGGCATCACTACGGACGTTATCGTCGGCTTCCCGGGCGAGACGGACGAAATGTTCCGCGCCGGATATGACTTCATGAAGGCTGTGAATTACTCCGAAATGCATGTATTCCCATACTCCAAGCGGACGGGTACTCCAGCTGCGCGGATGCTTAACCAGATCGACGAGGAGATCAAGAACGCCCGCGTACAGCAGCTGATTGATCTCTCCGAGGAGATGCAGCTTGACTACGCCCGCAAGTTCGTCGGCAAGACCGTCTCGGTCATCGCCGAGCGCTCAGCCAAGGATGCGCCGGGGCGCAGCATCCAGCACGGCTTCAGCGACAACTACCTGCAGGTGTTCTTCGGCGGCGACGATTCGCTGCAAGGCGAGCTCTGCCAGGTGAAGATTACTGAAGCAGGCATCAACGAATGCAAGGGTGAGCTGGTTGGTGTCAGCCGGACAGGACTGCGCCAGACTGCAGAACTGGCGTAG
- a CDS encoding RsmE family RNA methyltransferase, with the protein MQRYFVSPEQFGAEQVSIGGEDARHIAKVMRGKAGDKLIVSDGVSREALAEIASIEIGEIVVNIVEALEMTHEPRIQITVAQSLPKGDKLETVIQKCTEIGAVAFAPFHSERTIVQYDERKEGKRLERWRKICKEAAEQAHRNIVPDVLSPLSWKQLLQSFSGYDAIYFCYEKEEGLQLRSAAAPWIAGLPPDSQGKVMVVVGPEGGFSPEECQAAEAAGAVSVGLGRRILRCETAGMVAAACILYESGEMGGA; encoded by the coding sequence ATGCAGCGTTATTTTGTAAGCCCGGAGCAGTTCGGCGCAGAGCAGGTGAGCATCGGCGGCGAGGACGCACGCCACATTGCCAAGGTGATGCGCGGCAAGGCCGGGGATAAGCTGATTGTCAGTGACGGCGTGTCCCGTGAGGCCCTGGCGGAGATTGCTTCCATTGAAATCGGCGAAATTGTCGTGAATATTGTTGAGGCGCTGGAAATGACCCATGAGCCGCGCATACAGATCACGGTGGCACAGAGTCTGCCAAAGGGTGACAAGCTGGAGACGGTGATCCAGAAATGCACCGAGATCGGTGCCGTAGCCTTTGCGCCTTTCCACTCAGAGCGCACGATTGTACAGTATGATGAACGCAAGGAAGGCAAGCGGCTCGAACGCTGGCGCAAGATCTGCAAGGAGGCTGCCGAGCAGGCACACCGCAATATTGTTCCGGACGTTCTTTCTCCGCTTAGCTGGAAGCAGCTGCTTCAGAGCTTCAGCGGGTATGACGCCATCTACTTCTGCTATGAAAAAGAAGAAGGCCTGCAGCTGCGCAGCGCCGCCGCACCTTGGATTGCCGGATTACCTCCGGATTCCCAGGGCAAAGTGATGGTGGTGGTCGGCCCGGAAGGCGGGTTCAGTCCGGAGGAATGTCAGGCGGCAGAAGCTGCCGGGGCAGTATCCGTAGGGCTTGGACGGCGAATTCTGCGCTGTGAGACAGCCGGTATGGTTGCTGCAGCCTGTATTTTATATGAATCCGGAGAAATGGGGGGAGCTTGA
- a CDS encoding DUF4179 domain-containing protein — protein MKPKTKMRSGGMSTVKKLELMLERQLNEEDSVSYPDFEKMWNGLEQSGHTRSLGMSQAEVRIQYRRRSWRKVTFAASFSLLLAAAPVYAAFQHDWGNLLHGKEGIQAALAQSLGQQLGQSVTRDGVTMTLRTAIVDEKRTVILYTLETGKQTEGQFWDVQKLSLQDEKGNRSEGENNYLQWDEANGRYNGYFESEWTPRKSETRVTLTAAAVQSYIQTQTDIRLDSRSQAIQSFPVGQEGMEKLEVQPFMQSGDKLLLSSAVTFSRPEAKEWTFPEIIAYRNGTAIRSLSGGTYGTPGDNGEYTMKQTFKAAEVPAGETTYKLQYTKLEQDITGPWAFDLQLSKKQMESGTVKTALDLPLEPGDTVNTVENMIITPTQIRVSIRVNSKTPNFSYHKYALDIDGQIVEGARYMSPKDDLALAVIAFERPVNVEIGPETPLTFVGSYKVNVHEEDKEPLQLTNISDQKQTLIRSTGGYPVKWTYYMVDGDLYVETESEDFRFGGVGQTHINRGKDRIIGRPVTINFSGDGNNRAIDVYKDFQGTEASIYMFYYTTDEPERETRVQLQP, from the coding sequence TTGAAACCGAAAACCAAGATGAGAAGCGGAGGAATGAGCACTGTGAAGAAGCTGGAGCTTATGCTGGAGCGGCAATTAAATGAAGAGGATTCTGTAAGCTATCCTGATTTTGAAAAAATGTGGAACGGTCTGGAGCAGTCTGGGCACACCCGGTCCCTTGGAATGAGTCAAGCTGAGGTGCGAATCCAGTACCGGAGAAGAAGCTGGCGTAAGGTTACGTTCGCGGCTTCTTTCAGCTTACTGCTCGCTGCCGCCCCGGTATATGCCGCATTTCAGCATGACTGGGGAAATCTGCTGCACGGTAAGGAAGGAATTCAAGCTGCACTTGCACAGAGCCTGGGCCAGCAGCTTGGACAGTCAGTCACCAGAGACGGAGTGACGATGACGCTGCGTACAGCAATTGTTGATGAAAAACGTACGGTTATTCTGTATACGCTGGAAACGGGAAAACAAACGGAAGGACAGTTCTGGGACGTGCAGAAGCTCTCTCTGCAGGATGAAAAGGGCAACCGCAGTGAAGGGGAAAACAATTATCTGCAGTGGGATGAAGCAAACGGCCGCTATAACGGCTATTTTGAAAGCGAATGGACCCCGCGCAAATCTGAAACCCGTGTTACGCTGACAGCCGCCGCGGTACAGTCCTATATTCAGACTCAGACAGATATCCGGCTGGATAGCCGTTCTCAGGCCATACAGAGCTTTCCGGTCGGACAGGAGGGCATGGAAAAGCTGGAGGTACAGCCTTTTATGCAAAGCGGGGATAAGCTCCTGCTGTCATCCGCAGTCACCTTTAGCCGGCCGGAGGCCAAGGAGTGGACTTTTCCGGAGATTATTGCTTACCGGAACGGTACTGCAATCCGTTCTTTGTCCGGGGGCACATACGGGACACCAGGTGACAACGGTGAGTACACAATGAAGCAAACCTTCAAAGCAGCTGAGGTTCCTGCCGGCGAAACCACATATAAGCTGCAGTATACTAAGCTGGAACAGGATATTACCGGGCCGTGGGCCTTTGACCTGCAGCTGAGCAAAAAGCAAATGGAGAGCGGTACAGTCAAAACAGCGCTGGATCTCCCGCTGGAGCCGGGTGACACGGTGAATACGGTTGAGAACATGATCATCACGCCGACACAAATCCGTGTCTCCATCCGGGTGAACAGCAAAACTCCAAATTTTTCGTACCATAAATATGCGCTTGATATTGACGGCCAGATCGTTGAAGGTGCGCGGTATATGTCTCCCAAGGATGATTTAGCGCTTGCTGTAATCGCTTTTGAACGTCCGGTAAATGTGGAGATCGGACCGGAGACTCCACTAACGTTTGTGGGGAGCTACAAGGTTAACGTACATGAAGAGGATAAGGAACCTTTGCAGCTGACCAACATTTCAGATCAGAAGCAGACATTAATCCGCAGCACGGGCGGATATCCGGTAAAATGGACCTACTATATGGTGGATGGCGACCTTTATGTTGAAACAGAGAGCGAGGATTTCCGGTTTGGCGGAGTTGGTCAGACCCATATCAATCGTGGCAAAGACCGGATTATAGGCAGGCCGGTCACTATCAATTTTTCCGGCGACGGAAACAACCGGGCCATTGATGTTTATAAGGATTTCCAAGGAACTGAAGCCTCCATATATATGTTCTACTATACAACAGATGAACCTGAGCGGGAGACGCGTGTGCAGCTCCAGCCGTAG
- a CDS encoding methyl-accepting chemotaxis protein, with translation MMGNVSVQTVTDALVVRALEKNLALIRFDLDHKVAYVNEVFARSMKYRSEDMYGMDHRELCFPEFVNSADYERFWQDLLSGTSFQDKIERMDSEGNTVWLEATYMPIFDEGNQQVIGVTKVATNISHRQTNVNHVVEQMQGMADNLNHRAGQGIERSREMLLSINNIAGVSDENTLILLNLQDKAVDIQGVVQTIRDIASQTHLLALNAAIEAAHAGEFGRGFDVVAKEVRKLSGLVQDSIGEVRDSVQAITAEISRMSDGLEHVQVSVKESQQQIEVALQEFTAIAASASELNTQARAVLDII, from the coding sequence ATGATGGGGAATGTGTCAGTCCAGACGGTTACAGATGCGCTGGTTGTCAGGGCGCTGGAAAAAAATCTTGCCCTGATCCGCTTTGATCTTGATCATAAAGTAGCCTATGTTAATGAAGTGTTCGCCCGTTCGATGAAATACAGGTCTGAGGATATGTATGGAATGGATCACCGGGAGCTCTGCTTTCCTGAATTTGTGAACAGCGCGGATTATGAACGCTTTTGGCAGGACCTGCTGTCCGGCACCAGCTTTCAGGACAAGATTGAACGGATGGATTCTGAGGGAAACACAGTGTGGCTTGAGGCGACGTATATGCCTATTTTTGACGAGGGCAATCAACAGGTTATAGGAGTAACGAAGGTGGCTACCAATATTTCGCACCGGCAGACCAATGTGAACCATGTGGTCGAGCAGATGCAGGGAATGGCCGATAACCTGAATCACCGGGCAGGACAGGGGATTGAGCGTAGCAGAGAGATGCTGCTCAGTATCAATAATATAGCCGGCGTATCAGATGAAAACACCCTTATCCTTTTGAATCTGCAGGACAAAGCAGTTGATATTCAAGGTGTAGTGCAGACGATCCGCGATATTGCCTCACAGACACATTTACTGGCGCTGAATGCGGCAATTGAAGCAGCGCATGCCGGAGAATTCGGCCGGGGCTTCGACGTAGTGGCCAAGGAGGTCCGCAAGCTTTCAGGTCTCGTGCAGGACTCCATAGGAGAGGTGCGTGACAGCGTGCAGGCCATTACTGCTGAAATCAGCAGGATGTCAGACGGTCTGGAGCATGTTCAGGTGAGTGTGAAGGAGAGCCAGCAGCAGATCGAAGTAGCCCTGCAGGAGTTTACAGCCATCGCAGCCTCGGCCAGCGAGCTGAATACCCAGGCCAGGGCAGTGCTGGATATAATCTGA
- a CDS encoding site-2 protease family protein — protein MDFLNDILVYPLQQLPFFLITIVIAFTVHEFAHAYFANKFGDPTARLLGRMTLNPAVHFDLFGIILLLIAGFGWARPVPVNRDNFSRPRLMGVIVSAAGPLSNFLLGIIGALIYSTLIGTGVVDSIQNEQLLRAFYWFFGMFIPFNFFLFLFNLIPLPPLDGYRILEDIAPRPVRSRLQQYEQWTVFIFLLIIFIPGLRAYTITPLNVWALQFANEFINFFLSLFGYSGLQ, from the coding sequence ATGGATTTCCTGAACGACATATTAGTTTATCCCTTGCAGCAGCTCCCGTTTTTCCTGATCACAATCGTCATCGCCTTTACTGTGCATGAATTTGCCCACGCTTATTTTGCCAACAAATTCGGCGATCCGACAGCAAGGCTGCTGGGCCGCATGACATTGAACCCGGCCGTTCATTTCGACCTGTTCGGGATCATCCTGCTGCTCATTGCCGGCTTCGGCTGGGCGCGTCCGGTTCCGGTGAACCGCGATAACTTCAGCCGTCCGCGGCTGATGGGCGTTATTGTTTCGGCTGCAGGTCCGCTGAGCAATTTTCTGCTCGGGATTATCGGGGCGCTGATCTATTCTACTCTGATTGGAACCGGGGTGGTTGATTCCATTCAGAATGAGCAGCTGCTGAGAGCCTTTTACTGGTTCTTCGGGATGTTCATCCCGTTCAACTTCTTCCTGTTCCTGTTTAACCTGATTCCGCTGCCGCCGCTTGACGGCTACCGCATTCTGGAAGATATCGCTCCGCGCCCGGTCCGCAGCAGGCTGCAGCAGTATGAGCAGTGGACGGTCTTTATTTTCCTGCTGATTATCTTTATTCCAGGATTGAGAGCTTATACGATCACACCATTGAATGTATGGGCACTGCAATTTGCCAACGAATTCATTAATTTTTTCCTCAGCCTGTTCGGATACTCCGGGTTGCAATAA
- a CDS encoding RNA polymerase sigma factor, whose product MQSNRELFEAYSKTVYRTCYYMVQDAADAEDLCQEIFITVFRSQWQSVEHLKAWIMKITVNTCLNHLKRSQSLRQKITQNLHLWGSGKSEEPVEKLIEQKETAQEWAGYMSRLPGKIRAVLTLRYMHDFSLAEISDALSIPVGTAKSRQNKGLKLLREILLETENQDEKRRNEHCEEAGAYAGAAIK is encoded by the coding sequence GTGCAAAGCAACCGTGAATTGTTCGAAGCTTACAGCAAGACGGTATACCGTACCTGTTACTATATGGTGCAGGATGCGGCAGATGCGGAAGACCTGTGCCAGGAAATCTTTATTACCGTCTTCCGCAGCCAGTGGCAAAGTGTGGAGCATCTCAAGGCATGGATCATGAAAATAACAGTCAATACCTGCCTCAACCACTTGAAACGTTCACAAAGCCTGCGGCAGAAGATTACGCAGAATCTGCATTTATGGGGCAGCGGGAAAAGTGAAGAGCCGGTAGAGAAGCTGATAGAGCAGAAGGAGACAGCGCAGGAATGGGCGGGCTATATGTCCAGGCTTCCAGGCAAAATCCGGGCGGTGCTGACACTGAGGTATATGCATGATTTCAGTCTGGCTGAAATTTCGGATGCACTGTCTATCCCTGTAGGGACAGCAAAATCAAGGCAGAACAAAGGACTTAAGCTGCTGCGGGAGATTCTGCTTGAAACCGAAAACCAAGATGAGAAGCGGAGGAATGAGCACTGTGAAGAAGCTGGAGCTTATGCTGGAGCGGCAATTAAATGA
- a CDS encoding YfhD family protein yields the protein MDRENSDIISKTGKQKLLYEAKLEDVQFTAAEADHDDLEALARSQEADKRQLNELIKKK from the coding sequence ATGGACAGAGAGAACTCTGACATAATCTCCAAAACCGGCAAGCAGAAATTGCTTTATGAGGCCAAGCTGGAGGATGTCCAATTCACGGCTGCGGAGGCCGACCATGATGATCTTGAAGCGCTGGCGCGTTCACAAGAGGCTGACAAAAGGCAGCTGAATGAGCTTATTAAGAAGAAGTAG
- the prmA gene encoding 50S ribosomal protein L11 methyltransferase codes for MLWHELTVHTTEEAQEMISNLLYEAGAGGVSIEESGTLDKVRNTRYGELYDEPLNDIPPGEAVIKGYYAENVSMDDVINEVAPRVEELREFGIDPGKALISWKTVDDEEWAHAWKAYFKPLRVSDRLTIKPTWEEYTPAGPDEKIIEIDPGMAFGTGTHPTTALCLRALEKHISGGEEVIDVGTGSGILAVGAVLLGAGNVLALDLDPVAVESARENVVLNRLQASVTVKESDLLTLLGGEGAADTAAGDMWPAARPGYTGAADKAEPADASLGVTLPVKLIVANILAEILVLFTDDVFRALQPGGIYITSGIYKDKEGLVSQALEASGFEIIEITREEDWVAITAGKR; via the coding sequence ATGTTATGGCATGAACTGACGGTACATACAACAGAAGAGGCACAGGAGATGATTTCCAATCTGCTGTATGAGGCCGGAGCAGGCGGTGTTTCGATCGAGGAATCGGGAACACTTGATAAAGTCAGAAATACCCGGTACGGTGAATTATACGATGAGCCGCTGAACGATATCCCTCCTGGCGAGGCTGTAATCAAAGGCTACTACGCTGAAAATGTATCGATGGACGATGTTATCAATGAGGTAGCCCCGCGGGTTGAGGAGCTGCGTGAATTCGGGATTGATCCCGGCAAAGCGCTGATCTCCTGGAAAACGGTAGACGACGAGGAATGGGCCCACGCCTGGAAGGCTTACTTCAAGCCGCTCCGCGTGTCGGACCGTCTGACGATCAAGCCGACCTGGGAGGAGTATACACCAGCGGGCCCTGATGAAAAAATTATCGAAATTGACCCCGGCATGGCCTTCGGAACAGGAACACATCCGACTACGGCGCTGTGCCTGCGTGCGCTGGAGAAGCATATCAGCGGCGGCGAGGAAGTCATTGACGTGGGAACCGGATCGGGCATTCTGGCGGTAGGTGCGGTCCTGCTCGGTGCGGGGAACGTGCTGGCTCTTGATCTTGACCCGGTCGCTGTCGAAAGTGCGCGGGAGAATGTGGTGCTGAACAGGCTGCAGGCCTCGGTTACGGTAAAAGAGAGCGACCTGCTTACGCTGCTTGGAGGCGAAGGTGCAGCTGATACGGCTGCCGGGGACATGTGGCCTGCGGCAAGACCCGGCTATACCGGAGCAGCAGACAAAGCCGAACCGGCGGATGCAAGCCTTGGCGTTACATTGCCTGTGAAGCTTATCGTCGCCAATATCCTGGCGGAGATTCTGGTGCTGTTCACGGATGATGTATTCCGTGCGCTCCAGCCGGGCGGGATCTATATTACCTCCGGTATTTATAAGGATAAGGAAGGCCTGGTGTCACAGGCGCTAGAGGCCTCCGGTTTTGAGATTATTGAAATTACCCGTGAAGAAGACTGGGTGGCCATTACAGCCGGAAAGAGGTAG
- a CDS encoding EAL domain-containing protein: MEHMHTHLHGSHDKLLVFFSYLIAVAASYTVLELAGIVGISKGRRRALWIVFGAVIMGMGIWSMHFVGMLALKLPVRVAYNLMVVLLSVLVAVAASLVALIVISHFRRGFIPLLISGLLLACGIFGMHYIGMFAMQIGISYRADYVILSFAVALAASIVALGLSSQLMLNRKAVGQGKKLISALVMGLAIVGMHYTGMLGATFEPESRSWLNTGVVLDQKWLAYVIAGGTLFTLGMSIIGVYISRRFSRKDTELLISEKWYRSLYENNQDAIVSIDLNLRIIGSNPAATAITGISSKEFKEQSLTSILNIIAYEDQEPIRERFIRSLGGEQVSYETAITHRSGRKADININIAPVMVDGQVAGIYVIARDITEEKQAKEQTRYIAFHDELTGLPNRRMFNQLVTQTIERHHETQEPFAVLVMDFDRFKLINDTLGHLYGDLFLQEMSSRILDSVVNGQMELARLEGDEFALLCRFSRQKMNVTDIAEQMMSAIKQPMHLKGRDLYVTASIGISFYPGHGQTAEELLKNAGTAMYEVKKNGRNDYQFFSEDLNGQIMEQLELESDLRKGLERGEFTVHYQPQIRTADKERIIGVEALVRWNHPVKGLLGPGMFIPAAEVTGRIVELGNFVLREACHQMQQWHDAGGPLIPVAVNLSSQQFLQYNLLEDIRDILRETGLAPEYLELEITESMMMDASRASAILNDLVKSGVRISLDDFGTGYSSLGYLKLYPIHKVKIDRSFISGITDSSHDRAIVATILTMAEHLGMQVIAEGIETKEQLDILVDSGCRDIQGYYYSKPLAAEELERRYLWPVEAAG; the protein is encoded by the coding sequence ATGGAGCACATGCACACACATCTGCATGGCAGTCATGACAAGCTGCTTGTATTTTTTTCGTATTTGATCGCTGTTGCAGCCTCCTATACTGTATTGGAGCTGGCAGGCATAGTGGGTATATCCAAAGGCAGACGGCGCGCACTGTGGATTGTATTCGGCGCGGTTATCATGGGGATGGGAATCTGGTCGATGCATTTTGTCGGTATGCTGGCTCTGAAGCTGCCTGTACGGGTTGCATATAATCTAATGGTAGTCCTGCTCTCTGTTCTGGTGGCGGTCGCTGCCTCACTGGTTGCCCTGATCGTCATCAGCCATTTCAGGCGCGGATTCATTCCGCTTCTGATAAGCGGGCTGCTGCTTGCTTGCGGTATTTTCGGTATGCATTACATTGGCATGTTCGCCATGCAGATTGGCATTTCCTATCGTGCAGATTATGTTATCCTGTCCTTTGCCGTGGCCCTGGCCGCCTCAATTGTTGCGTTGGGGCTGTCTTCACAGCTTATGCTGAACCGTAAGGCAGTTGGCCAGGGGAAAAAGCTGATCAGTGCCCTGGTCATGGGCTTAGCTATTGTAGGGATGCACTATACGGGCATGCTTGGGGCGACCTTTGAGCCGGAGAGCCGGTCCTGGCTGAATACCGGGGTGGTACTGGATCAGAAATGGCTTGCTTACGTCATTGCCGGCGGGACGCTGTTCACTCTGGGCATGTCTATAATCGGGGTTTATATTTCAAGACGATTCTCAAGGAAAGATACGGAGCTGCTGATCAGTGAAAAGTGGTACAGATCGCTCTACGAAAATAATCAGGATGCTATCGTCTCGATTGATCTTAATCTGCGTATTATCGGCTCCAATCCTGCAGCTACTGCAATTACAGGCATCAGCAGCAAGGAATTTAAGGAGCAGTCCCTGACTTCAATCCTGAATATTATCGCATATGAGGACCAGGAGCCGATCAGGGAAAGGTTCATCCGTTCCCTCGGCGGGGAGCAGGTCAGCTATGAGACGGCGATTACGCACAGAAGCGGGCGGAAGGCAGATATCAATATCAATATTGCTCCGGTTATGGTTGACGGGCAGGTGGCAGGCATTTATGTCATTGCCCGGGATATTACGGAGGAGAAGCAGGCCAAGGAGCAGACCCGCTATATTGCCTTTCACGATGAGCTTACCGGGCTTCCGAACCGCCGCATGTTCAATCAGCTGGTGACACAGACGATTGAACGGCATCATGAAACGCAGGAGCCCTTTGCCGTGCTCGTTATGGATTTTGACCGCTTCAAGCTCATTAATGATACACTGGGGCATCTGTACGGCGATCTGTTTCTGCAGGAGATGAGCAGCCGGATTCTGGACAGTGTGGTTAACGGGCAGATGGAGCTGGCCAGGCTGGAGGGCGATGAGTTTGCCCTGCTCTGCCGGTTCTCGCGCCAAAAAATGAATGTGACGGATATTGCCGAGCAGATGATGTCAGCGATCAAACAGCCGATGCATCTCAAGGGGCGGGACCTCTACGTGACTGCCAGCATAGGCATTTCCTTCTATCCGGGTCACGGACAGACAGCAGAGGAGCTGCTCAAAAATGCGGGCACAGCCATGTATGAAGTGAAAAAAAACGGAAGAAACGATTACCAGTTTTTCTCGGAGGACCTGAACGGTCAGATTATGGAGCAGCTGGAGCTGGAATCGGACCTGCGTAAAGGGCTGGAGCGCGGAGAATTTACTGTGCATTACCAGCCGCAGATCCGTACGGCCGATAAGGAGCGGATCATCGGGGTAGAGGCGCTTGTACGCTGGAATCATCCGGTAAAAGGTCTGCTCGGGCCCGGTATGTTCATTCCGGCGGCTGAAGTAACCGGGCGGATCGTGGAGCTTGGAAACTTTGTGCTGCGGGAGGCCTGCCACCAGATGCAGCAATGGCATGATGCAGGCGGCCCGCTCATTCCGGTGGCTGTTAATTTATCCTCACAGCAGTTTCTTCAATATAACCTGCTTGAGGACATCCGGGACATCCTCCGCGAAACGGGGCTGGCCCCCGAGTATCTTGAGCTGGAGATAACCGAGAGCATGATGATGGATGCTTCCAGAGCCAGTGCTATTCTGAATGATCTGGTAAAAAGCGGGGTCCGGATCAGCCTGGATGACTTCGGAACCGGCTACAGCTCGCTGGGGTACCTGAAGCTGTATCCCATCCATAAAGTAAAGATCGACCGTTCGTTCATCAGCGGCATCACGGACAGCAGCCATGACCGGGCCATCGTGGCTACCATCCTGACGATGGCGGAGCATCTCGGGATGCAGGTGATTGCCGAAGGCATCGAGACGAAGGAGCAGCTGGACATTCTGGTGGACAGCGGCTGCCGGGATATCCAGGGCTATTATTACAGCAAGCCTTTAGCTGCTGAAGAGCTGGAGCGCAGATATCTGTGGCCGGTGGAAGCTGCCGGATGA
- a CDS encoding DNA-3-methyladenine glycosylase I — translation MDKQITRCAWVTEDPLYMDYHDKEWGSPLLDDQKLFELLMLEGMQAGLSWYTVLKKREHYRKVFDGFDPHRIIYYDDVKIEALMQDSGIIRNRLKVNAIVQNAKVYHEICREEGSFSDYLWSFTGGEPVVNGWKTRAEVPATTAQSDSMSKALKKKGMKFVGSTICYAFMQASGMVNDHTMDCFCRKE, via the coding sequence TTGGACAAGCAAATAACACGCTGTGCCTGGGTCACTGAGGATCCGCTGTATATGGACTATCATGATAAAGAATGGGGCAGTCCCCTGCTTGATGACCAGAAGCTGTTCGAGCTGCTGATGCTGGAGGGCATGCAGGCCGGGCTTAGCTGGTATACGGTGCTGAAGAAGCGGGAGCATTACCGGAAGGTGTTCGACGGTTTTGATCCGCACCGGATCATCTATTATGACGATGTGAAAATAGAAGCACTTATGCAGGACAGCGGAATCATCCGCAACCGCCTCAAAGTTAATGCCATCGTGCAGAATGCGAAGGTCTATCATGAGATTTGCCGGGAAGAGGGCAGCTTTTCGGATTATCTGTGGAGCTTTACTGGCGGAGAACCGGTTGTTAACGGCTGGAAGACGCGGGCTGAGGTGCCGGCAACCACGGCGCAGTCTGATTCTATGAGCAAGGCGCTGAAGAAGAAGGGCATGAAATTCGTCGGCTCGACGATCTGTTATGCTTTTATGCAGGCTTCCGGTATGGTAAATGATCATACTATGGACTGCTTTTGCCGGAAAGAATAG